A segment of the Solea solea chromosome 14, fSolSol10.1, whole genome shotgun sequence genome:
atcagtgaAGAAGACATGTGGTTTGAGACTGGATCTttgatgaggatgaagatgatgacatTGACGTGAGTGGAGCAGCCACAGAACCAGCTGTGgacacaacaaacaaccatAGTGATGCTaatgtgtgtctcagtgtctcactgtTGTTCAGTGTGCTGCGCTCACACCTGACAGCGGGGAGACGGAACAATCGTGGACATATTGATGTTTGTTCTTCTTATTTTCAGCAGTAGAatccagtgctgctgctgtatgaagACGTCCGTCTCCACTCACCTGCTCActctgtctccacagacaccaaaacaaaaaggttCTATGCTATAAAGAACAAAGACAGCGAGATAAGGACATTTGTCTTTTAAACAGTGAGTAGCACTGAGGCGCTCTGCAGCCGTTAGTttcttcagacagacagacagacagacagacagacagacgatgTCTCTATATTGGATATATATTAATTCTACTGTGTGATGAACATGTTTGTGACTCAATAATTCAGTATCATTCTCTTCAATAGTCACATAAGAAAagttagaatgtgttttctgttctgttgtcTCTTTTATTCATCAGAgcagtcccacacacacacacacacacaccaggacaaCAGTCAACATGAGATCATCCTGAGTGCATCTACTTCAACTCAACAATGGAAGTCGATTGATAACGACATGGAATTAAAGTCCCGCTGACGCTGAAATGCTTCTCATTCCATGAGTCGACAGTCACATGGTAAACACACAGCATCTCCACGTCTGGtcctcagcagctgctgcagccccAGCCCGTGTTCCCCTCGCCTCGGTCGTTCATCACCCTGCTCAGGTTGATGGTTCCTCCTGATCCTCCGGGAGGTTGACTCAACACCAGAGGCTTCTGAGACTTGAGCTTGTGAGCCACCGTCATGAAAATGGCTTCTACGTGGTCACTGTTTCCACAGCTGCCTCCTCCTGGgctgtttgggttttttgcaGACGTCTCAAACAGGGGCATGGAGTGGGCGTCGGCAAACTGCTGCGCCACATCCGTGCCCACCTGCACCGAGTCCCGCAGGTCGCACTTGTTCCCGACTAAGATCCTGGGCACCTCTGTGCCGAGAGCGTGCTGCTTACACTCCTCAATCCACGCAGGGAGGCTGCGGAAGCTGGTGGCGTTGGTGACGTCATAGACGAAGACGACAGCGTGGACGTTGCGGTAATAGTGCTGCACCATGGACTTCCTGAAGCGCTCCTGACCTGCAGTGTCCCACAGCTGGATCtgcacagaggacagaggacagaggacatcCATGAGAAGATTAAaatcaacaaacacatgaactccaaataatgtgtgtgaggagacaacactcagccattcactctcctgcttcatcctcaCATTAATCTGAGATtatactcacacatacagtacagcccCTCCACAAAATCTCAAGCCACAAAAACAATGGttcaaagaaagaagaagatcCTTGGCATCATGTACATGAATGTAGCATCGTTTAAAACACGTGGATACAATGTTCCAACAGCTGTTTTtcagacaaacactgatttCTAGAGATTGTGTggaagggggcggggtttcTGAAATAATCCAGAAATCACAGAATTTATTCAGTATAACTAAATCATTAAACCTAACCTTAATCCAAACTTAACCAGAtctttagaaatgaggttctgcctcattaggaccaagtcttggtctccatgagtactggtcccgacaaggttCAGGTGTGCCAGGAAAGGTCCTAAATAGGTACGTAACAAagcacgcacgcgcgcacgcacgcacgcacacacacacacaccttgataCTCTCGCCGTCTATATCCACAAGCCTCTCCCTGAAGTCCACACCGATCGTGGCCTCGGTCTTCTCGGGGAACTTGCCGGCACAGAAGCGGTAAGTGAGGCAGGTTTTCCCCACCCCTGAGTCCCCGATCACGATGATCTTGAAGATGCGAGTCCTCGGCGGTGGAAGACTGGAGCTCGTCAGAGAGCCCGGGAATTCAACCGACGACCCGCTCACCgccataccacacacacacacacacaccgacagacCGGGCGAGGAGCTGCAGCGgggccgagccgagccgagccgagccgggGAAGCGTGAATGTGCTTGAGCGGGATCGTCCCCGCTCTGTGACACCGTGAAGTCGCTGCGTTCACGGAACGTTCCGCTGCTGTCGGGACATTCACGGTGTTTACCTCTGAACAAACACTCCCAGTCCACAGCTGTCAAGCCGTGAAGCCACGTACCATCCGTGCAAGTCTCTTCTCGCGAGATGCAGTTCATGTAGCGTTCATGGTCCCGTAGGAAAAAATACAACTTCCTACAAGACTCTCTCGGTGATTAAATGACAAATATCACAGATTAACTTCTTcaagtaataataacaataataatagtaataataaattagatttataaagcgcctttcacGAAACCCAAGGTCGCTGTACAGTTGTAAACATAAAAAGACAGGTGTTTTCAcaggttatttttttaacattatgtaCATGATATATAAGTCTATGACTGTAACTACGACACGTGCCTCCTGCTGAAGAGCGACCTCtgcaggtcacatgacagaACTGTATCTGAGTATTTCACTGCTCATTGTTATCTAGTCCACActcagggccggcccaagcctttatggggccctgaTTTTAATTTGGGGGCCCTACTACCACCACAGAGTAGCCGCGGGGCTTGACTATTAATGATGTGAATGTAACTCAcattattaatgatataaatgacattaattatagtgtcagtgtcactgttgtccaaaataaaccCAAACACTTAGTTCACTAATGCAGTTGACTGAAATTGCTGCAGCATCActgtcgacatactatacgacatactatactatgacttttttgactgattttggacgacatactatacgtgacttttttgtctgattttggacgacatactatactatgacttttttgtctaattttggacgacatactatactatgacttttttgtctcattttggacgacatactatactatgacttttttgactgattttggacgacatactatactatgacttttttgtctgattttggaagacatactatactatgacttttttgtctgattttggacgacatactatactatgacttttttgtctaattttggacgacatactatactatgacttttttgtctcattttggacgacatactatactatgacttttttgactgattttggacgacatactatactatgacttttttgtctgattttggacgacatactatactgtgacttttttgtctgattttggaagacatactatactatgacttttttgtctgattttggacgaaatactatactatgacttttttgactgattttggacgacatgctatactatgacttttttgtctgattttggacgacatactatactatgacttttttgtctgattttggacgacatactatactatgacttttttgactgattttggacgacatactatactatgacttttttgactgattttggacgacatactatactatgacttttttgtctcattttggacgacatactatactatgacttttttgtctgattttggacgacatactatactatgacttttttgtctcattttggacgacatactatactatgacttttttgactgattttggacgacatactatactatgacttttttgactgattatggacgacatactatactatgacttttttgtctgattttggacgacatactatactatgacttttttgactgattttggacgacatactatactatgacttttttgtctcattttggacgacatactatactatgacttttttgtctcattttggacgacatactatactatgacttttttgactgattttggacgacatactatactatgacttttttgtctgattttggacgacatactatactatgacttttttgtctcattttggacgacatactatactatgacttttttgactgattttggacgacatactatactatgactttatactatgacttttttgtctaattttggacgacatactatactatgacttttttgtctgattttggacgacataccatactatgacttttttgtctcattttggacgacatactatactatgacttttttgactgattttggacgacatactatactatgacttttttgactgattttggacgacatactatactatgacttttttgactgattttggacgacatactatactatgacgtttttgacgacatactatactatgacttttttgtctgattttggacgacatactatactatgacttttttgtctcattttggacgacatactatactatgacttttttgactgattttggacgacatactatactatgacttttttgactgattatggacgacatactatactatgacttttttgactgattttggaagacatactatactatgacttttttgtctgattttggacgacatactatactatgacttttttgtctcattttggacgacatactatactatgacttttttgtctcattttggacgacatactatactatgacttttttgactgattttggacgacatactatactatgactttatactatgacttttttgtctaattttgggcgacatactatactatgacttttttgtctcattttggacgacatactatactatgacttttttgtctcattttggacgacatactatactatgacttttttgactgattttggacgacatgctatactatgacttttttgactgattttggacgacatactatactatgacttttttgactgattttggacgacatactatactatgacttttttgactgattttggacgacatactatactatgacttttttgtctgattttggacgacatactatactatgacttttttgtctgattttggaagacatactatactatgacttttttgtctgattttggacgacatactatactatgacttttttgtctaattttggacgacatactatactatgacttttttgtctcattttggacgacatactatactatgacttttttgtctcattttggacgacatactatactatgacttttttgtctgattttggacgacatactatactatgacttttttgactgattttggacgacatactatactatgacttttttgtctcattttggacgacatactatactatgacttttttgccccattttggacgacatacaatactatgacttttttgggtgattttggacgacataccatactatgacttttttgccccattttggacgacatactatactatgacttttttgagtgattttggacgacatactatactatgacttttttgagtgattttggacgacatactatactatgacttcattgagtgattttggacgacaaactatactatgacttttttgtctcattttggacaacatacaatactatgacctttttgtctgattttggacgacatactatactatgacttttttgtctgattttggaagacatactatactatgacttttttgtctgattttggacgacatactatactatgacttttttgtctcattttggacgacatactatactatgacttttttgtctcattttggacgacatactatactatgacttttttgactgattttggacgacatactatactatgacttttttgtctcattttggacgacatactatactatgacttttttgactgattttggacgacatactatactatgacttttttgtctgattttggacgacatactatatactatgacttttttgtctgattttggacgacatactatactatgacttttttgactgattttggacgacatactatactatgacttttttgtctgattttggacgacatactatactatgacttttttgtctcattttggacgacatactatactatgactttttttactgattttggacgacatactatactatgacttttttctctcattttggacgacatatgacttttttatctgattttggacgacatactatactatgacttttttgtctcattttggacgacatactatactatgacttttttctctcattttggacgacatactatactatgacttttttgactgatttttgacgagatactatactatgacttttttgactgattttggacgacatactatactatgacttttttgactgattttggacgagatactatactatgacttttttgactgattttggacgacatactatactatgacttttttgactgattttggacgacatactatactatgacttttttgtctgattttggacgacatactatactatgacttttttgactgattttggacg
Coding sequences within it:
- the rab33ba gene encoding RAB33B, member RAS oncogene family a; the protein is MAVSGSSVEFPGSLTSSSLPPPRTRIFKIIVIGDSGVGKTCLTYRFCAGKFPEKTEATIGVDFRERLVDIDGESIKIQLWDTAGQERFRKSMVQHYYRNVHAVVFVYDVTNATSFRSLPAWIEECKQHALGTEVPRILVGNKCDLRDSVQVGTDVAQQFADAHSMPLFETSAKNPNSPGGGSCGNSDHVEAIFMTVAHKLKSQKPLVLSQPPGGSGGTINLSRVMNDRGEGNTGWGCSSC